In the Populus trichocarpa isolate Nisqually-1 chromosome 1, P.trichocarpa_v4.1, whole genome shotgun sequence genome, one interval contains:
- the LOC7496790 gene encoding 6-phosphofructo-2-kinase/fructose-2,6-bisphosphatase isoform X4, which translates to MGTGMSKDADGSSHGSEEGEENLDHAGGQLYVSLKMENLQLKGELIPHVYGSVPLVGSWDSSKALSMERESASMWELSFVVPPNHETLDFKFLLKPKHSNAPCVVEEGPNRLLTGGTLQGESRLAVFKNGDEILECRVFIKADRVSPFDLAASWRAYQENLQPSTVRGIPDVSINSTPMVEAENGSSASLELDLEHYVVPAPSISANSALVYAANNAENPRFSNVDGPGNASFSYKDSVVSADRPATIKQMEVVIPDPSKIYSGSGMVESKSVGTFSPLQKQDGHRGLFVDRGVGSPRLVKSSSSSAFSSSLKLDTETKNSMPAAAGAVTAAAVADQMLGPKEDRHLAIVLVGLPARGKTFTAAKLTRYLRWLGHDTKHFNVGKYRRLKHGSNQSADFFRADNPEGMEARNEVAALAMDDMISWMQEGGQVGIFDATNSNRKRRNMLMKMAEGKCKIIFLETLCNDERIIERNIRLKIQQSPDYAEQPDFEAGLQDFKSRLVNYEKVYEPVEEGSYIKMIDMASGHGGQIQVNNISGYLPGRIVFFLVNTHLTPRPILLTRHGESRDNVRGRIGGDTVLSDAGEIYAKKLTNFVEKRLKSEKAASVP; encoded by the exons ATGGGAACTGGAATGTCAAAGGACGCAGACGGCAGCTCCCACGGAAgcgaagaaggagaagaaaatctaGACCATGCAGGAGGTCAACTGTATGTTTCTCTTAAAATGGAGAATCTTCAACTTAAGGGCGAACTTATCCCTCATGTCTACGGTTCCGTGCCACTTGTTGGCTCTTGGGATTCTTCTAAAGCT CTTTCCATGGAACGTGAATCGGCTTCAATGTGGGAATTAAGCTTTGTCGTTCCACCTAATCACG AAACTTTGGATTTCAAATTCCTGTTGAAGCCAAAGCACAGTAATGCCCCTTGTGTGGTCGAGGAGGGTCCAAACCGGCTACTCACCGGGGGGACATTGCAAGGGGAATCGAGGCTGGCGGTGTTCAAGAATGGTGATGAGATTCTGGAGTGTAGGGTGTTTATTAAAGCTGACAGAGTTTCACCTTTTGATCTTGCGGCAAGTTGGAGAGCTTATCAGGAGAATCTCCAGCCTTCAACTGTTCGTGGAATTCCTGATGTTAGCATCAATTCCACGCCAATGGTAGAAGCTGAG aaCGGCTCTTCGGCTAGCTTGGAGCTTGATCTTGAACATTATGTTGTCCCAGCTCCATCAATTTCTGCAAACTCTGCTTTGGTGTATGCAGCTAACAATGCGGAGAATCCAAGGTTTTCCAATGTTGATGGCCCAGGCAATGCTtcattttcctacaaggatagTGTTGTTTCTGCAGATCGACCTGCAACTATAAAG CAAATGGAGGTTGTTATCCCAGATCCATCCAAAATTTATTCTGGTTCTGGGATGGTCGAATCAAAATCAGTGGGGACATTTTCACCTCTGCAAAAGCAAGATGGTCACAGGGGACTCTTTGTGGATAGGGGTGTTGGATCTCCTAGGCTAGTTAAATCATCAAGTTCTAGCGCATTTTCTTCCAGTCTCAAACTGGACACCGAAACCAAG AACTCAATGCCAGCAGCTGCTGGAGCTGTTACAGCTGCAGCAGTGGCCGATCAGATGCTTGGACCAAAGGAGGATAGACATTTGGCGATCGTTCTG GTTGGTTTACCTGCTCGAGGCAAAACTTTTACTGCAGCTAAACTTACAAGATATCTTCGTTGGTTGGGTCATGATACCAAGCACTTTAATGTTGGAAAG TATCGGCGCCTTAAGCATGGATCTAATCAG TCTGCTGACTTTTTCCGAGCTGACAACCCTGAAGGAATGGAGGCACGAAATGAG GTAGCAGCACTGGCAATGGATGATATGATTTCCTGGATGCAAGAAGGTGGCCAG GTAGGAATATTTGATGCCACAAACAGTAACAGGAAAAGAAGGAATATGCTGATGAAAATGGCTGAAGGAAAGTGCAAG ATTATTTTCTTGGAGACACTGTGCAATGATGAACgcataattgaaagaaatatacGTCTCAAAATTCAACAAAGCCCTGACTACGCAGAACA GCCAGATTTCGAAGCTGGATTGCAAGACTTCAAAAGTCGGCTAGTCAATTATGAGAAG GTTTATGAGCCAGTAGAAGAAGGGtcttatatcaaaatgattgaTATGGCCAGTGGACATGGTGGACAAATACAA GTTAACAATATCAGTGGCTACCTGCCTGGgcgaattgtttttttcttg GTGAATACACACCTTACACCACGCCCAATATTACTTACCAGGCATGGAGAGAGTCGGGATAATGTTAGAGGTAGAATTGGTGGTGATACTGTATTGAG TGATGCTGGAGAAATTTATGCAAAGAAGCTCACTAACTTTGTCGAGAAACGACTGAAATCTGAAAAGGCAGCATCT GTCCCATGA
- the LOC7496790 gene encoding 6-phosphofructo-2-kinase/fructose-2,6-bisphosphatase isoform X1 — protein sequence MGTGMSKDADGSSHGSEEGEENLDHAGGQLYVSLKMENLQLKGELIPHVYGSVPLVGSWDSSKALSMERESASMWELSFVVPPNHETLDFKFLLKPKHSNAPCVVEEGPNRLLTGGTLQGESRLAVFKNGDEILECRVFIKADRVSPFDLAASWRAYQENLQPSTVRGIPDVSINSTPMVEAENGSSASLELDLEHYVVPAPSISANSALVYAANNAENPRFSNVDGPGNASFSYKDSVVSADRPATIKQMEVVIPDPSKIYSGSGMVESKSVGTFSPLQKQDGHRGLFVDRGVGSPRLVKSSSSSAFSSSLKLDTETKNSMPAAAGAVTAAAVADQMLGPKEDRHLAIVLVGLPARGKTFTAAKLTRYLRWLGHDTKHFNVGKYRRLKHGSNQSADFFRADNPEGMEARNEVAALAMDDMISWMQEGGQVGIFDATNSNRKRRNMLMKMAEGKCKIIFLETLCNDERIIERNIRLKIQQSPDYAEQPDFEAGLQDFKSRLVNYEKVYEPVEEGSYIKMIDMASGHGGQIQVNNISGYLPGRIVFFLVNTHLTPRPILLTRHGESRDNVRGRIGGDTVLSDAGEIYAKKLTNFVEKRLKSEKAASIWTSTLQRTIITASPIPGFPKIQWRALDEINAGVCDGMTYEEIKKNMPEEYGARKKDKLRYRYPRGESYLDVIQRLEPVIIELERQRAPVVVISHQAVLRALYAYFADRPLKEIPHIEVPLHTIIEIQMGVTGVQEKRYKLMD from the exons ATGGGAACTGGAATGTCAAAGGACGCAGACGGCAGCTCCCACGGAAgcgaagaaggagaagaaaatctaGACCATGCAGGAGGTCAACTGTATGTTTCTCTTAAAATGGAGAATCTTCAACTTAAGGGCGAACTTATCCCTCATGTCTACGGTTCCGTGCCACTTGTTGGCTCTTGGGATTCTTCTAAAGCT CTTTCCATGGAACGTGAATCGGCTTCAATGTGGGAATTAAGCTTTGTCGTTCCACCTAATCACG AAACTTTGGATTTCAAATTCCTGTTGAAGCCAAAGCACAGTAATGCCCCTTGTGTGGTCGAGGAGGGTCCAAACCGGCTACTCACCGGGGGGACATTGCAAGGGGAATCGAGGCTGGCGGTGTTCAAGAATGGTGATGAGATTCTGGAGTGTAGGGTGTTTATTAAAGCTGACAGAGTTTCACCTTTTGATCTTGCGGCAAGTTGGAGAGCTTATCAGGAGAATCTCCAGCCTTCAACTGTTCGTGGAATTCCTGATGTTAGCATCAATTCCACGCCAATGGTAGAAGCTGAG aaCGGCTCTTCGGCTAGCTTGGAGCTTGATCTTGAACATTATGTTGTCCCAGCTCCATCAATTTCTGCAAACTCTGCTTTGGTGTATGCAGCTAACAATGCGGAGAATCCAAGGTTTTCCAATGTTGATGGCCCAGGCAATGCTtcattttcctacaaggatagTGTTGTTTCTGCAGATCGACCTGCAACTATAAAG CAAATGGAGGTTGTTATCCCAGATCCATCCAAAATTTATTCTGGTTCTGGGATGGTCGAATCAAAATCAGTGGGGACATTTTCACCTCTGCAAAAGCAAGATGGTCACAGGGGACTCTTTGTGGATAGGGGTGTTGGATCTCCTAGGCTAGTTAAATCATCAAGTTCTAGCGCATTTTCTTCCAGTCTCAAACTGGACACCGAAACCAAG AACTCAATGCCAGCAGCTGCTGGAGCTGTTACAGCTGCAGCAGTGGCCGATCAGATGCTTGGACCAAAGGAGGATAGACATTTGGCGATCGTTCTG GTTGGTTTACCTGCTCGAGGCAAAACTTTTACTGCAGCTAAACTTACAAGATATCTTCGTTGGTTGGGTCATGATACCAAGCACTTTAATGTTGGAAAG TATCGGCGCCTTAAGCATGGATCTAATCAG TCTGCTGACTTTTTCCGAGCTGACAACCCTGAAGGAATGGAGGCACGAAATGAG GTAGCAGCACTGGCAATGGATGATATGATTTCCTGGATGCAAGAAGGTGGCCAG GTAGGAATATTTGATGCCACAAACAGTAACAGGAAAAGAAGGAATATGCTGATGAAAATGGCTGAAGGAAAGTGCAAG ATTATTTTCTTGGAGACACTGTGCAATGATGAACgcataattgaaagaaatatacGTCTCAAAATTCAACAAAGCCCTGACTACGCAGAACA GCCAGATTTCGAAGCTGGATTGCAAGACTTCAAAAGTCGGCTAGTCAATTATGAGAAG GTTTATGAGCCAGTAGAAGAAGGGtcttatatcaaaatgattgaTATGGCCAGTGGACATGGTGGACAAATACAA GTTAACAATATCAGTGGCTACCTGCCTGGgcgaattgtttttttcttg GTGAATACACACCTTACACCACGCCCAATATTACTTACCAGGCATGGAGAGAGTCGGGATAATGTTAGAGGTAGAATTGGTGGTGATACTGTATTGAG TGATGCTGGAGAAATTTATGCAAAGAAGCTCACTAACTTTGTCGAGAAACGACTGAAATCTGAAAAGGCAGCATCT ATTTGGACCAGCACACTTCAAAGAACAATTATAACAGCAAGTCCTATCCCTGGATTTCCCAAG ATCCAATGGCGTGCCCTTGATGAGATAAATGCTGGAGTATGTGATGGAATGACATACGAAGAGATCAAGAAGAACATGCCTGAGGAGTATGG GGCACGCAAGAAGGACAAGCTGAGGTATCGATACCCTCGTGGAGAATCTTATCTCGATGTCATCCAAAG GCTAGAGCCTGTAATTATTGAACTGGAAAGACAACGGGCACCTGTTGTAGTCATCTCTCACCAG GCTGTATTGAGAGCATTATATGCATATTTTGCTGATAGGCCTCTAAAAGAAATTCCACATATCGAG
- the LOC7496790 gene encoding 6-phosphofructo-2-kinase/fructose-2,6-bisphosphatase isoform X3: MGTGMSKDADGSSHGSEEGEENLDHAGGQLYVSLKMENLQLKGELIPHVYGSVPLVGSWDSSKALSMERESASMWELSFVVPPNHETLDFKFLLKPKHSNAPCVVEEGPNRLLTGGTLQGESRLAVFKNGDEILECRVFIKADRVSPFDLAASWRAYQENLQPSTVRGIPDVSINSTPMVEAENGSSASLELDLEHYVVPAPSISANSALVYAANNAENPRFSNVDGPGNASFSYKDSVVSADRPATIKQMEVVIPDPSKIYSGSGMVESKSVGTFSPLQKQDGHRGLFVDRGVGSPRLVKSSSSSAFSSSLKLDTETKNSMPAAAGAVTAAAVADQMLGPKEDRHLAIVLVGLPARGKTFTAAKLTRYLRWLGHDTKHFNVGKYRRLKHGSNQSADFFRADNPEGMEARNEVAALAMDDMISWMQEGGQVGIFDATNSNRKRRNMLMKMAEGKCKIIFLETLCNDERIIERNIRLKIQQSPDYAEQPDFEAGLQDFKSRLVNYEKVYEPVEEGSYIKMIDMASGHGGQIQVNNISGYLPGRIVFFLVNTHLTPRPILLTRHGESRDNVRGRIGGDTVLSDAGEIYAKKLTNFVEKRLKSEKAASLKKFFQNREIKKVVF, translated from the exons ATGGGAACTGGAATGTCAAAGGACGCAGACGGCAGCTCCCACGGAAgcgaagaaggagaagaaaatctaGACCATGCAGGAGGTCAACTGTATGTTTCTCTTAAAATGGAGAATCTTCAACTTAAGGGCGAACTTATCCCTCATGTCTACGGTTCCGTGCCACTTGTTGGCTCTTGGGATTCTTCTAAAGCT CTTTCCATGGAACGTGAATCGGCTTCAATGTGGGAATTAAGCTTTGTCGTTCCACCTAATCACG AAACTTTGGATTTCAAATTCCTGTTGAAGCCAAAGCACAGTAATGCCCCTTGTGTGGTCGAGGAGGGTCCAAACCGGCTACTCACCGGGGGGACATTGCAAGGGGAATCGAGGCTGGCGGTGTTCAAGAATGGTGATGAGATTCTGGAGTGTAGGGTGTTTATTAAAGCTGACAGAGTTTCACCTTTTGATCTTGCGGCAAGTTGGAGAGCTTATCAGGAGAATCTCCAGCCTTCAACTGTTCGTGGAATTCCTGATGTTAGCATCAATTCCACGCCAATGGTAGAAGCTGAG aaCGGCTCTTCGGCTAGCTTGGAGCTTGATCTTGAACATTATGTTGTCCCAGCTCCATCAATTTCTGCAAACTCTGCTTTGGTGTATGCAGCTAACAATGCGGAGAATCCAAGGTTTTCCAATGTTGATGGCCCAGGCAATGCTtcattttcctacaaggatagTGTTGTTTCTGCAGATCGACCTGCAACTATAAAG CAAATGGAGGTTGTTATCCCAGATCCATCCAAAATTTATTCTGGTTCTGGGATGGTCGAATCAAAATCAGTGGGGACATTTTCACCTCTGCAAAAGCAAGATGGTCACAGGGGACTCTTTGTGGATAGGGGTGTTGGATCTCCTAGGCTAGTTAAATCATCAAGTTCTAGCGCATTTTCTTCCAGTCTCAAACTGGACACCGAAACCAAG AACTCAATGCCAGCAGCTGCTGGAGCTGTTACAGCTGCAGCAGTGGCCGATCAGATGCTTGGACCAAAGGAGGATAGACATTTGGCGATCGTTCTG GTTGGTTTACCTGCTCGAGGCAAAACTTTTACTGCAGCTAAACTTACAAGATATCTTCGTTGGTTGGGTCATGATACCAAGCACTTTAATGTTGGAAAG TATCGGCGCCTTAAGCATGGATCTAATCAG TCTGCTGACTTTTTCCGAGCTGACAACCCTGAAGGAATGGAGGCACGAAATGAG GTAGCAGCACTGGCAATGGATGATATGATTTCCTGGATGCAAGAAGGTGGCCAG GTAGGAATATTTGATGCCACAAACAGTAACAGGAAAAGAAGGAATATGCTGATGAAAATGGCTGAAGGAAAGTGCAAG ATTATTTTCTTGGAGACACTGTGCAATGATGAACgcataattgaaagaaatatacGTCTCAAAATTCAACAAAGCCCTGACTACGCAGAACA GCCAGATTTCGAAGCTGGATTGCAAGACTTCAAAAGTCGGCTAGTCAATTATGAGAAG GTTTATGAGCCAGTAGAAGAAGGGtcttatatcaaaatgattgaTATGGCCAGTGGACATGGTGGACAAATACAA GTTAACAATATCAGTGGCTACCTGCCTGGgcgaattgtttttttcttg GTGAATACACACCTTACACCACGCCCAATATTACTTACCAGGCATGGAGAGAGTCGGGATAATGTTAGAGGTAGAATTGGTGGTGATACTGTATTGAG TGATGCTGGAGAAATTTATGCAAAGAAGCTCACTAACTTTGTCGAGAAACGACTGAAATCTGAAAAGGCAGCATCT CTCAAGAAGTTTTTCCAGAACAGAGAGATAAAAAAAGTGGTATTTTAA
- the LOC7496790 gene encoding 6-phosphofructo-2-kinase/fructose-2,6-bisphosphatase isoform X2, with amino-acid sequence MGTGMSKDADGSSHGSEEGEENLDHAGGQLYVSLKMENLQLKGELIPHVYGSVPLVGSWDSSKALSMERESASMWELSFVVPPNHETLDFKFLLKPKHSNAPCVVEEGPNRLLTGGTLQGESRLAVFKNGDEILECRVFIKADRVSPFDLAASWRAYQENLQPSTVRGIPDVSINSTPMVEAENGSSASLELDLEHYVVPAPSISANSALVYAANNAENPRFSNVDGPGNASFSYKDSVVSADRPATIKMEVVIPDPSKIYSGSGMVESKSVGTFSPLQKQDGHRGLFVDRGVGSPRLVKSSSSSAFSSSLKLDTETKNSMPAAAGAVTAAAVADQMLGPKEDRHLAIVLVGLPARGKTFTAAKLTRYLRWLGHDTKHFNVGKYRRLKHGSNQSADFFRADNPEGMEARNEVAALAMDDMISWMQEGGQVGIFDATNSNRKRRNMLMKMAEGKCKIIFLETLCNDERIIERNIRLKIQQSPDYAEQPDFEAGLQDFKSRLVNYEKVYEPVEEGSYIKMIDMASGHGGQIQVNNISGYLPGRIVFFLVNTHLTPRPILLTRHGESRDNVRGRIGGDTVLSDAGEIYAKKLTNFVEKRLKSEKAASIWTSTLQRTIITASPIPGFPKIQWRALDEINAGVCDGMTYEEIKKNMPEEYGARKKDKLRYRYPRGESYLDVIQRLEPVIIELERQRAPVVVISHQAVLRALYAYFADRPLKEIPHIEVPLHTIIEIQMGVTGVQEKRYKLMD; translated from the exons ATGGGAACTGGAATGTCAAAGGACGCAGACGGCAGCTCCCACGGAAgcgaagaaggagaagaaaatctaGACCATGCAGGAGGTCAACTGTATGTTTCTCTTAAAATGGAGAATCTTCAACTTAAGGGCGAACTTATCCCTCATGTCTACGGTTCCGTGCCACTTGTTGGCTCTTGGGATTCTTCTAAAGCT CTTTCCATGGAACGTGAATCGGCTTCAATGTGGGAATTAAGCTTTGTCGTTCCACCTAATCACG AAACTTTGGATTTCAAATTCCTGTTGAAGCCAAAGCACAGTAATGCCCCTTGTGTGGTCGAGGAGGGTCCAAACCGGCTACTCACCGGGGGGACATTGCAAGGGGAATCGAGGCTGGCGGTGTTCAAGAATGGTGATGAGATTCTGGAGTGTAGGGTGTTTATTAAAGCTGACAGAGTTTCACCTTTTGATCTTGCGGCAAGTTGGAGAGCTTATCAGGAGAATCTCCAGCCTTCAACTGTTCGTGGAATTCCTGATGTTAGCATCAATTCCACGCCAATGGTAGAAGCTGAG aaCGGCTCTTCGGCTAGCTTGGAGCTTGATCTTGAACATTATGTTGTCCCAGCTCCATCAATTTCTGCAAACTCTGCTTTGGTGTATGCAGCTAACAATGCGGAGAATCCAAGGTTTTCCAATGTTGATGGCCCAGGCAATGCTtcattttcctacaaggatagTGTTGTTTCTGCAGATCGACCTGCAACTATAAAG ATGGAGGTTGTTATCCCAGATCCATCCAAAATTTATTCTGGTTCTGGGATGGTCGAATCAAAATCAGTGGGGACATTTTCACCTCTGCAAAAGCAAGATGGTCACAGGGGACTCTTTGTGGATAGGGGTGTTGGATCTCCTAGGCTAGTTAAATCATCAAGTTCTAGCGCATTTTCTTCCAGTCTCAAACTGGACACCGAAACCAAG AACTCAATGCCAGCAGCTGCTGGAGCTGTTACAGCTGCAGCAGTGGCCGATCAGATGCTTGGACCAAAGGAGGATAGACATTTGGCGATCGTTCTG GTTGGTTTACCTGCTCGAGGCAAAACTTTTACTGCAGCTAAACTTACAAGATATCTTCGTTGGTTGGGTCATGATACCAAGCACTTTAATGTTGGAAAG TATCGGCGCCTTAAGCATGGATCTAATCAG TCTGCTGACTTTTTCCGAGCTGACAACCCTGAAGGAATGGAGGCACGAAATGAG GTAGCAGCACTGGCAATGGATGATATGATTTCCTGGATGCAAGAAGGTGGCCAG GTAGGAATATTTGATGCCACAAACAGTAACAGGAAAAGAAGGAATATGCTGATGAAAATGGCTGAAGGAAAGTGCAAG ATTATTTTCTTGGAGACACTGTGCAATGATGAACgcataattgaaagaaatatacGTCTCAAAATTCAACAAAGCCCTGACTACGCAGAACA GCCAGATTTCGAAGCTGGATTGCAAGACTTCAAAAGTCGGCTAGTCAATTATGAGAAG GTTTATGAGCCAGTAGAAGAAGGGtcttatatcaaaatgattgaTATGGCCAGTGGACATGGTGGACAAATACAA GTTAACAATATCAGTGGCTACCTGCCTGGgcgaattgtttttttcttg GTGAATACACACCTTACACCACGCCCAATATTACTTACCAGGCATGGAGAGAGTCGGGATAATGTTAGAGGTAGAATTGGTGGTGATACTGTATTGAG TGATGCTGGAGAAATTTATGCAAAGAAGCTCACTAACTTTGTCGAGAAACGACTGAAATCTGAAAAGGCAGCATCT ATTTGGACCAGCACACTTCAAAGAACAATTATAACAGCAAGTCCTATCCCTGGATTTCCCAAG ATCCAATGGCGTGCCCTTGATGAGATAAATGCTGGAGTATGTGATGGAATGACATACGAAGAGATCAAGAAGAACATGCCTGAGGAGTATGG GGCACGCAAGAAGGACAAGCTGAGGTATCGATACCCTCGTGGAGAATCTTATCTCGATGTCATCCAAAG GCTAGAGCCTGTAATTATTGAACTGGAAAGACAACGGGCACCTGTTGTAGTCATCTCTCACCAG GCTGTATTGAGAGCATTATATGCATATTTTGCTGATAGGCCTCTAAAAGAAATTCCACATATCGAG
- the LOC18095128 gene encoding protein CHUP1, chloroplastic, with the protein MRFQSPVIAPMKAEQERKMRKEEDESLIIYLKKEVEAALLRTDSLEKENQDLRQEVVRLKAQICSLKAHDNERKSMLWKKLQNPFDSSKTEVFLQKQSDFVKVSERSVEHSSPRPSIQELAAIKEKHAKVPNPPPRPTYVAPPSLKEANDNKLPLTSAPPPPPPPPNMCAGSKAVRRVPEVVEFYRLLTRRDAHMENRTNSAAIPVVAFTPNMIGEIENRSSYLSAIKSDVEKQKEFINFLIKEVESSAFKDISDVKAFVKWLDDELSSLVDERAVLKHFPQWPERKADALREAAFNYRDLMNLESEVSSFQDNPKDLLTLALGRMQALQDRLERSIDNMERTRESMIKRYRDFQIPWEWLLNTGLIGEMKLSSLRLAKVYLKRITKELQLNECSGEDNLLLQGARFAYRVHQFAGGFDAETIRAFQELKKIGMGSLKQ; encoded by the exons ATGCGATTCCAATCTCCTGTTATTGCTCCGATGAAAGCAGAACAAGAGAGGAAAATGCGAAAAGAAGAGGATGAATCATTGATCATCTACCTCAAGAAAGAAGTCGAAGCGGCTCTGCTAAGGACTGATTCACTGGAGAAAGAAAATCAGGATTTACGACAAGAAGTAGTTCGTCTAAAAGCACAAATATGTTCACTCAAAGCACACGACAATGAGAGGAAATCCATGCTTTGGAAGAAATTACAGAATCCCTTTGACAGCAGCAAAACTGAAGTATTTCTGCAGAAACAATCAGATTTTGTCAAAGTCTCAGAAAGGAGTGTGGAACATTCAAGTCCAAGACCGAGTATACAAGAACTAGCTGCGATAAAAGAGAAGCACGCTAAAGTACCAAATCCACCACCAAGGCCTACGTATGTAGCCCCTCCATCACTCAAGGAAGCGAACGACAATAAGTTGCCACTGACATCTGCACCACCGCCTCCGCCTCCTCCACCAAATATGTGTGCTGGGTCAAAAGCAGTGCGCCGTGTGCCAGAAGTTGTGGAGTTCTATCGTTTGCTTACAAGGAGAGATGCCCACATGGAGAACAGAACCAATTCAGCTGCTATTCCTGTAGTCGCATTTACTCCTAACATGATTGGAGAAATTGAGAATCGCTCCAGTTATCTTTCTGCT ATAAAATCGGATGTGGAAAAACAGAAGGAATTTATCAATTTCCTAATCAAAGAAGTGGAGTCTTCAGCCTTCAAAGACATATCTGATGTGAAGGCATTTGTGAAATGGCTAGATGATGAATTATCATCTTTGGTTGACGAGAGGGCAGTATTGAAGCATTTCCCACAATGGCCAGAACGAAAAGCAGATGCTTTGCGAGAAGCTGCTTTCAACTACCGAGACCTAATGAACCTCGAGTCTGAAGTTTCATCATTCCAGGACAATCCAAAAGATCTTTTGACCCTAGCCCTGGGAAGAATGCAGGCATTGCAAGACAG GTTGGAGCGAAGTATTGATAATATGGAAAGGACGAGAGAGAGCATGATCAAGAGATACAGGGATTTTCAGATCCCATGGGAATGGTTACTGAACACGGGGTTGATCGGTGAG ATGAAATTAAGTTCTTTGAGGCTAGCCAAGGTTTATTTGAAAAGGATAACTAAAGAACTGCAGCTTAATGAATGCTCGGGAGAAGATAATCTCTTGCTTCAAGGAGCTAGATTTGCCTATCGTGTACACCAG TTCGCAGGTGGTTTTGATGCAGAGACCATACGTGCGTTTCAAGAGCTAAAGAAGATTGGCATGGGTAGTCTCAAACAATAG